The following coding sequences are from one Salvia hispanica cultivar TCC Black 2014 chromosome 3, UniMelb_Shisp_WGS_1.0, whole genome shotgun sequence window:
- the LOC125212476 gene encoding stemmadenine O-acetyltransferase-like: MAQTIITTYIVKPSSPTPLAFKIHKLSFLDQMLPPIYTPFIFLYENNESAPQQEISKRLRWSLSETLTIFYPIAGTVIQNSHVNCDDTGAEFVEARVHARLSHFTQNLNFEELVKQLSPTAGSSGTRTLFVKTSFFECGGFAISVSLSHKLADGSSAAAFVRAWAESCRGEASGIIHPFHGQTHLSAHPSFDLALHFPPSASPRPSSLHLGVTREKMATRRLVFDAEKVERMKKLEASRSQVKDPTRVEAVSALLWRSFIAAHKKSGAAETGTTSFHAAHIVNLRPRAGLTDRTFGNCIVVAAASSLGEGEDAVSKLRGAVRGVDRDFINEVVKDEESVRAMDETSDVFRKPRNCVFSSWLRMGLYEVDFGWGKPGRVCVGGFPYINLVVLVEAPPPGDGIEAWIYVADDRFFQLVRSNCEKLLGQDFLA; the protein is encoded by the exons ATGGCACAAACAATCATCACAACCTATATTGTAAAACCATCATCTCCAACTCCACTCGCTTTCAAAATCCACAAACTCTCATTTCTTGATCAAATGCTACCACCAATATACACCCccttcattttcttatatgAAAACAATGAATCTGCGCCGCAACAAGAAATCTCCAAACGTCTGAGATGGTCTTTGTCAGAGACCCTAACCATCTTCTACCCCATTGCAGGCACAGTCATACAAAACTCGCACGTGAATTGCGACGACACGGGCGCAGAGTTTGTTGAAGCCCGGGTTCATGCTCGCCTCTCACACTTTACACAAAACCTTAATTTTGAGGAATTGGTGAAGCAGTTATCCCCCACGGCGGGCAGCAGTGGAACCCGAACTTTGTTCGTGAAGACTAGTTTCTTCGAGTGCGGTGGATTTGCCATTAGCGTGTCTCTGTCGCATAAGCTTGCAGACGGCTCATCTGCAGCGGCGTTCGTCCGTGCATGGGCGGAGAGCTGCCGCGGGGAAGCTTCTGGAATCATCCACCCCTTCCATGGGCAGACACACTTAAG CGCCCACCCCTCCTTCGACCTGGCGCTCCATTTCCCGCCATCGGCCTCTCCCCGGCCCTCCTCGTTGCATCTCGGAGTCACGAGGGAGAAAATGGCGACGAGGAGGTTGGTTTTTGACGCGGAGAAGGTGGAGAGGATGAAGAAGCTGGAAGCTTCTAGAAGCCAGGTGAAGGATCCAACTAGGGTGGAAGCCGTCTCCGCTCTCCTGTGGCGTAGCTTCATCGCCGCTCACAAAAAGTCCGGAGCTGCGGAGACGGGGACGACGTCGTTCCACGCCGCTCATATAGTGAACCTACGCCCTAGAGCAGGGCTGACCGACCGCACCTTTGGCAACTGCATCGTGGTGGCAGCCGCGTCCTCGCTTGGCGAAGGCGAAGACGCGGTGTCGAAATTGAGGGGCGCCGTGCGAGGAGTGGACAGGGATTTCATCAATGAAGTTGTGAAGGATGAGGAATCGGTGCGGGCGATGGATGAGACGAGCGATGTGTTTCGTAAGCCGAGGAATTGTGTTTTCAGCAGCTGGCTGAGGATGGGGTTGTACGAGGTGGATTTCGGATGGGGGAAGCCGGGGAGGGTCTGCGTCGGCGGCTTTCCATACATTAACCTCGTGGTGCTCGTGGAAGCTCCGCCGCCCGGGGACGGGATCGAAGCGTGGATTTATGTTGCTGACGATCGTTTCTTTCAGTTGGTGCGATCCAATTGCGAGAAGCTTCTTGGTCAAGATTTTCTGGCTTGA